The window gactgaaagaggAACTTTTGAGCaagatgataattctctgtgttTTCTATCACTTTGTGTCACATTATTTACATGCAGTCATTTAATACGTTTCTattataaaaatgcatttagagTTCTGAGTTTTACGACTTGTTGATGCATCAAAAAAAGACACAGTTGTGCACTTAATTCACCATGACAATAATTTGTAATATAGTTTAATAAGAGGATCTAAACTGTGATGTAAAAGTCAACAGCCAAAGCAGAATTCATGTGGTATTTTCCAACAATTATTGTAGAAACACAATAAGTGAGGCTCCAGTACAAAGCAGGGATGGAAATGACTTATATCCACGTTTCAGTTTCTTTATTTAGTCAGACGCTAACCCATTGTTTGTTAAATCCCACAGAGAGGAACCTGAACCCGAAGGCAGCGTGTCTGCGgcggagagaggaagagaaggcgTCTGCTGTCATGACGGATCCACAGTCCATGCATCTAGCTTTCCATCCCGGTCTGACAGACCCAGCGAACCCCATGGGCCATCTCTGAGCATCTGATAATAACTACAAGTCCAAGTATTTAACAACTCCCATTAAACTCTATAGTTTGATATCAATGAGGAATTTTATGTGTCCAAAATGAGATAGTAAATGACTTTCAGCAAACAGGAGAGTTTAAAAGTATTGTTAAAAATCTGTTGACAAAATATTAATGCTTCCAAATCATATATATTGACTGGTTAACTTTTATTATGCTTCTTCATATTTGGAATGAAGTCTCCagaaatgaattaataataacacatcTTCTTATTCAAAAAGTGTTATTTTGTCATGATCTCTGACATTTCTGTGTCTTTGATGTCCAGATGTTGAGCGAAGAGCATCCTATAGGAGCATCCAGCTGTTCAGGAAGTCCAGCGTTTCTTCTGAATTCGGACCAGAGCGGAGAGAGTCTGACTTCTCTGTTTGTAAAGTGTGATGCAGTTGAACAatcatctcctctcttcccaCACGGACTTCTAactttgtgcctaaacttacTCATAACAGACAAATGCATTGTAagctgcagatgtttttttttttttatgtacatattttgtatatttattgattatcttTCTGTACTGAATGGATGAAAACCAGTCGTGGCAAAGTTGTCATCTGCAGTTTCATTTTTGGCAGAGCCAGATATATTTCTGACAGACTTTTACAGTGTATCACTATTTACCATGTACACTCGTGATTTCCACAGAGCTCAGAGGACTGACATTCCCGCATTTGTGTGTTCAGACTACGGATTTCAtttgtcatgtgtgtgtgtgtgtgtgtatgagtgtgttgtAGGAGTTTGACCATTCTATGAATGAACAGATCTCCAAGAATGTTCTTTAACGTGTGGGCATCATATACAATATATTGAAGCTGTCctgttatttgtatatttgttacAGATTTGTGTTATAGCACTGTTAACAAGAAAACACTTCCTGAAACACTGGTGGACAGAACCAAACACTTCTCAGTCTTattccttcttcttctcagtGTAATTATCGCTCTCCAGATGTAGTCGCAGCTCTCTAATGGTTCTTTGCATGTTTGAGTTTTTAATagaacatttccttttttttctaagtTATGTAAGTTATcttttatacaaatattgtGAATTTAATAATGTCCGTATTTGCTTTTGTTCACTCTGATTTTACAAAACCctttttgtgcagttttactAGATTTAGCCACATTTCATGCTCCGAGCAATACGGTATTAACAGAATAATTGATGTCTTGTTTGCTTATCACTCTGCAGaacaaatactgtaataaataataatcacaaataaTCTGAAATACTCCTATCATAacgtgtacagtatgtgtacagtTTCAAGTAGCCTGCAGGCATGTGTCAAAATAATAACGTAgcaataaatgtctttttttttttttttttacaaataatttGAGTCTGTCTGTTATATGATTTATTATAGAagatacaacacacacaagcacacacccGCTGTGTCAGTGAtttcatagatagatagatggatataTAGATAGAGTACGgtatacacacactcaacagTCTTATCAGAGAAGGCTTCATAAAGTTTGTGGTCTATTTACGGCCAGACTTCAGAAACCAGGCACCACACAAAGTTGCAGCCTGATGCAGAATTCACAAAACCTTGACCCCTGAAGGATGAAAAAAAGTATTGgatgagtcacttttcatcatttatcCCATATAAACATGGTTTTACATTGAGAGACCCACCAGAATCCTTAGTCATTGTTAATAATAACCcattaatgtttaattaataaaGACAAACCTTTCCTTCTTGGTTTTCCAATATTTCAAGATGAGAGTGTCTCGTTTAGGCTGAACTTTTAAACACCTGGATGAGGTCAAACATCTGCAATAGACTCTTTaagtaaacatttatttgcaGCGTTAAACCCCCTTTATCCCTTTAAAGAACGGGTTCACAATTTGTCAAGTCTGTCAGGTGccaaaaagaacattgaaacatgtttttcttgccataatcattcctcctgtttatactggccattagaagatcccatTATGCACTtctaatgtaagtgatggaggccaaaatccacaagcctccttctgtgcaaaaatttatttaaaagtttatctgaagctcagatgaagcttcagtcgtccaaatgagtcaaatcaaatagatatctttcaacattacagtctttttaatgccaaagtctctctttttgttactatacttctacCGCatctcaacagggaaacacaaagagggaatctgatgctaaacagagtgtaaatgtggcagatattcacttgatatgactaactcagactgcagaagcctcatataagcttcagataaactatTTTGTAGACACATTGTGGATTTTACTTGTGGAcatacattgaaagcacatttaaaggggatcttttaatatccagtatgaacaaaaGGAAAGATTACAGCGCGAAGAAACTTCTTCCAGTgtttatatggacacctgagtgttgttttaagacacacttgaaaaaattgtgaacctgtcctttaacaggCTCCACATCCTGGTCACATGTCCCACTACAAACAGTTCAGGACTTAATGTGGAAAACTATCCGGATATCACAATTTAACAGATGGTCAAATCCAGTTACTACACAGGTTATCATGTTGAGTGTTGAGCAGTCGTCATGTGGTTTGAATATGTGACACAGAGCCGGCGGTGAACGCCTCTCTTAGCGGGACAGTGAGCTCCAGTCCGGGCGGAGGCAGGACAGTCTGGTccggaggagaaggaggaggaggaggaggagaaggaggaggaggactctATTCAACTCTCACACTGGACACACAGCGGGTAAGTTTCACAGTTTAGACAGTGTTTCGATTTCTTTCTTAACTTATGttgactaaaaacaaaaatcaccaTATTGCTGCTAGTAAGGCGTCTGTGAGGCGCAGCTCAGAGTGAGTTTAAAGCTCTTAATGCgtctttttttcatcttttattcttCATCTGTCAGTATGACGCTCCAATTTACTACCGCGATATGCTACGTGATTGATGTTAGTTAATTTAATGTACCTGTACGTATTCTTTCAACTGTATATAGTCTTTGTTCGATGTTTAAAGTATGAGACGAAGTGAAGTTTAGCAGGAAAACCGGATAAGCGCAGATCCGCAGCAAATAGTGtgtaagtaaagtaaaaaaaaatataattacctGTACGTGATGGACTGATAAACTCGTCTTTTACAAGTTTAAACAGGCGACTAagttcaaaagaaaaataataaaaatcccCTATAATATATGACCAAATGAGCTTTGACAAATATGCCACTTTCTAGCTGTAATTATAGGCTTTATTAAAGGTTAATAAATGATTTAGTAATGTTTTATAGGACAGTTATAAGCtattaataagaaaaacattcgAGTTGTCTGTAGAAAATCCTCCTCCAGCCAGTATGACTCTTTCTTTGTAGTTTTAGCTAACTTAGCTCTTTCATTCCTCTGGAAATCCCCTTAAATGGACTTTATACAATTACCCTACCTAACAATTTAATGTTTATAGTTATATGAAAGAGTGTAGTTACAGcaaaataaatggattttgctGGTCAAACAGTCCATTTGAGGGGACTTTCTGATTAATTTAAGAGTTAGCTAAAGGGACAAAGCAAGTTTAATGCTGGAGGAGGGTTTttccacaacctggcaacccaaaagtcGTTCTAATTAATACTTTGCAGCtgatctagagctgcaactactaatcaaataatcaattagttgcctggtattaaattaattgccaactatttagataatcattaattgttttgagtaatttttaagaaaaaatgtacaaattctctgcttccagcctctcaaatgtgaatattttctggtttctttagtcctctatgacagtataCTGAGTATCATCAACTTGTGGgttgttgtggacaaaacaagacatttgaggacgtcaccttgggctctgggaaacagtgatagagaattttcaccattttctaatcaattaatcaagaaaataatcgataagttcatcaataatgaaaataattagccTTAAACTCATCTATAAAACATTTGGGAATATATTTAGCCATTAGTTACAGCTTATAAACCCTTTTTAAAGGGCACTTTACTAGAAAGTGGTGccaatatttttcttaaactTACTTGACTGAGTTGCATCAGTAGTGTTATTCATTAAAGTGAGCGTGCTCAGGATGATGCTCTTAAGAAGATGCCGTTTTCTCTGCAGCACAGCACCTCTTGTGTTCTTGTGCTTCAGCTTCACAGTAACATATCTGTTGACAAACATTTTCCTCGAGTGTTATACCATGAGGTGGGTGACGACACCTCGGGGACCTCGGCCAGTTGCAGTCGTCATGCAGTTGGCTCAGCTTTGGCTGTACAATAGTACCCTGTCATTAGCACACAGAAGGAGCTGTTTCCATTGCACAGCAATATCAGGCTCTTGTCAGCGTCcatttattctgtctttatgttCTCTGGCTGACTGAGTGCAGCTGTGTGAGGAGCTCCCTGGATGTGTGTCATTGTCTCCCATTGTGGCTCCAACCCTGCTCCAATGTTGTGTAAACAGCTTCCTCTGCTTGGCCAACCTGATGCATCAGTTTTGAGTTCACCTTCCCATGCAGGATGAGTCTCTGTCAGTGTCACGATTTTAACATAACTGTCTGTTTTCTCACTGGCTCAGGAGATCATCTGTTAATCCAGCACAGTCACGATGGAGTCTCACGGACTGAGTGGCTCTCCGGACGTCAGGATACAGAGGAGCTACATGCAGCAGCACAGCCCCAGAGGCAGCCAGGACAGCTTGTTTGGAGTCAGGGTGCAGGTTCAGGGGATTAAAGGTCAACCCTATGTGATTCTGAACAGTTCTGGCCAAGAGAGCCACAAAGACATCTCTGTCATCACTCACCAGGCAGGGTATAAACCGGGCATGGTGAGGAGGTCTGCGGATGAAAGACACTCTCCGTCTGAGGCGCAGAGGACTGCAGCCTCCTCTGGGTTTCATTATCAGAAACACCCAGAGATTCTTAGACCTTATGACCCTGAAAATAATAACCTCAACCTTCTCTGTCCTTCGCAAACAGCCTCAGTTGCTCGACATGGACAGCAACACACTGGCCCGCCTTCTGAAACAACTCAGACTGCCAACCCGACCAAAGCCAGGATCCCTCTGCCTGCTGAGGGCCCAGAGGGAGATCAGAGTGAGGCGCCCGAGGACAAAGCACCTCCCTCAGGTGGACAAATCCCTGCAAGGTCTCCAAATGCAGTGGACACAGAGTCCTTCTTATCTGTAGGGAAACTAATACATCAGTTCAACAGCAGCCAGCGGAGGGGAAGAGGCCCAAGGAACAGATTGGACCCAGAGCAGTGTCGAAGGTCACGTAGCGTGGACAGCGGCCGAATCTCAgactcctcatcctcctcctcttcttccagcAGAGCCTCGTCTCTGAAGGGCATCAGAGTCGAGACCCCAGGTGGGATGTATCCACCCGGGTCAGCCAGGGCTCGGCTGCTCAGTGGTGAGGCCACTTTGACAgacaagagagaggagagcaagcCCAGCGCTCTGCTCAAAGCACATAATGGAAGAGAGACGATGTCCCCAAAGACCCCAAAACTACTTCACAGGATGGAGAGATCGTCTGTCTCTGTATCATGTAGCGACCAAACTGATGGATCTGatcagagagacacacaggtaAAGAGGTTTGCTGTAGGATACGCTTGTAATTTTAAagattgtatttatttgctGTATATTCTCTAACCAGGTCACTCCTGATCTTCTGAAAGGACAGCAAGAACTTTCAGCAGATCCAACTgaagacacaacaaaacaaatactgttCACTTACCTCAAGGATGGGTAAGTCACCCTCAGTATTGACCACTTTTAGTCAAGAtaacttaaaggataaggctggtgatattctgtgttttccttATTGTCACCAAATCACAGGAAAAGATCAAAgccaacagtaaattgatcttaTTCATAAACAACAGTCTAACACAGTTAAATCCTCTGTCCAAAAACTAAATTaacaaactaaaaacacatcagtaagACACACTGGTGCATTTCTatccacctgttttttttttttcacattttaaactttATCTTGATGAACCAACTCAATTTTTGCAAACTGGTAGAGGATGACATTCATTAAAAATTTCTTTTGCTGATATTCTAGAAATTTGGTTAAATTTTGCACTAAATTTGGATAGAAACCTTGCTACATGTCCCttcattataatgaaaatggacactgtaatttattttgactcaatcatACTCCACATACACCATCCTGGTGCCATTAATACACACTAGCATACCAAAAgtgtattaatccgcagctgaaaatagttcctaataaatgcactatttactcctgtttgagtaacatttcctagaaactacagtgcccagctgttttaggagaTTACTGAACCTTTTTTACACTACTACacaaactatatatttgtgattcATTTCTAAAGCTTCAGGTCTTCTGGAAGAACCGATGGGCTAAGTGTAACAGACATGGTGGGGAAGTTGGACAGTATTGAgatgttttggtcttttcatggtaTTTgctgacagtaagaaaaatatagaatatcaccaccTTATCCTCTAATAAATGAGCTTATATTTGTCCTTTCAGCTCAAGTTCCAATACTTGAAAAGTGCtctttttggaaaaaaatgaatattccatAACACTGTCTCTTATATATTTTACCTTATAGCCACCTTGTGATGATTAGCTTGTGGGTGTGATCATGTGGTGTAGTCTGATAAGGgggtgctgctccagctgtgtGTGCTCACACACGCAGCGGTCAGGAATGCAGAGCATGAACTTGTTTCCACTGATAAAATAACTTCTTCACATGGAATGTGTTTAAGATTCATCAGTGCCTATTTTGAAATGTGTGCTGAAGAAAAgacaatattttttcaaaaacctCTGGGTACTTGAGGCAGGTACAAGTTCACACCATtgttagtgtgtttgtgaaatatttttcttgctgCTTCAGGACGACTGATGATGACTCCACCACTCAGAGGAAAGTCAACCTGCTGCTTGAAAGGATCAACAAGCTTAAATGGAAAACTGCTGTGaatctggaggaggagaaagtgagTGGTGGGATGAGATGGTCGTCAGTGTTGATCGCTGTTCAACATAATCCgctgtttttgtctgtaacTGCTAATGATACTGTGCTATTGGACGTCTCTTTTTCCAAACATGTAGGATAATGCAGCTGATGTGAGGCAGCTGCAGGAGAAACAGGCATCGCTGGAGAAAGAAGTGTCCCAGTTAAAGCAAAAACTGGAAACGGAGATGAAGGTGTAGTGCAGTCCTATCCTGCTGATTCCCTTTTAAACCACTCACATCTTATTCCTGTGATTGAGTatgtttctttctgttgttgtgttgtgcagaATGAAAAGACTCTGGCTAAGGCCTGCGAGAAGGCcaggacagagaagaagaaactggaGGAAGAGTTGGTCAAAAGTCAGACGGAGCTCTGCAAACTCAGGGATAAACTGACTGAAGTTGAGGCAGAACTTCAGTCTACCAAAAAGGAGTAAGGGCGCGACTTCTTAGACAGTTTATAAAGaaagaatgtaaaaatacacaaattgtATGTGAGAGTTATGTACTAATCAAATAAAGTTGGATGTTTTTCTTGGGTAACAAATGAAGCTGTTTTGAAATGCAGAGCTAAATACCAGGACGCACTTAAAGCCTAACCTACTTTCTTTAAATAAGCTTTCGCTCATAGTCTTAGGTCATTCAAGTGTACTCTGATGTATGATTGGATCTGATAAAGGTCATTTGACTGAAAACAGAGTCAAATACCATTTGGATCAAGTGAGCAGATATCATTTTATCTTATCTAGTCTCATCCTTTTAAAACTTTCAGGCAGGGTAAGCGGACTTCTTCCCATGATATGAAATATAGAACTAAATTATGTCTGTCTTAActgcatattttgtgtttttttgtctgatgtCAGTCTGACTCAGatgaaggcagagagagaaagatctAAGACGGAGATGAAAGaccttcagcagcagctctctgagATGCACGATGAGCTGGACCAAGCCACGAAGGCAGAGGTGATAAATATGGAGAAAGAAGACCTTCTGAAGGTAAATGAAACCATTTGAACAAGATACACTTCGCAAATCGACAGCAGATGGAAAGCTCCTGGTAGTGATGTATTTTGATGGATGTCTGTCTCAGGATGTGGCGCAGCTGCGTGCAGACTTTCAGGAGATGCTTCAGGtaaaggaggagcaggaggatgTGCTGCACCGCCGGGAGAGGGAGCTCAGCGCCCTGAAGGGGGCGTTCAAAGAGGAGGTGGAGACCCATGATAAATACATTGCCGCTCTAAAGGACGAATATGAGCAGGAGCTTGAGAATCTTATCAGGGATTTAGAGAGGGCTAAAGAGGTAACAACACAGATTCTACTGATTTCTGCTTATTTCCAAAAGCTAAAACATTCTTTATTTTGCCTCCTATGTGCATCATTTATTATTCCACCTTGTCTCTTAGAGCAACACTCTGCTGGGCCAAGAGAAGGttgaggcagaggaggagagtggTGCAGCTAAGGTGCAGCTGAAGGAGCTGGGTCAGGAGAAAGATCAGCTGAGAGGAAGGGTGCAGGAGCTCAACAACAAGGTGGATCAGCTGAGCAAGGCCATCCAGGATTACAGAGCCACGGAGAGACAGCTGGAGCAGAAAGCCAAGCAGCTGGAGGTCGGGAAACATGAGCAAAATATctgatttacttttattttagttttttttaggtGTTTTGAATCAGattttgtttaactgatgtgaTTTATTCTGACCTTTTCCTGtatattcttgtttttcccTCAGAGGGAAAAGCAGCAGGTTGAGGAAATGTTGAAGGATGTGAGAAGGAATGAGGAGGAAATGTGTCAGTCCAACCAGTCGCTGCTCTCTCGCTTGGAGGATGTgcaggtaagaaaaaaaaaaaaagcttgaaagACATAAAGCATATGATTGATATCTTTACATGAGATCGTTGTTTgatcttctttttgttttcttctgttagGGCAAGTTGACCAAACTCAATCATGAGCACAGGGACCTGAAAGAGAAGCTCAAAGAGGAGCGGAAACAAATCGAGGAGCTGTGGAAGACAAAAACTGAACTAGAGGATGAGAGGACGCTGCAGGACAGGACTGTGGAGCAACTTCAGAGGAAGGTAAGGAACCAAAGGACTTAACCGACCCCCTTATCTTATCAACAGCTGTCAGGAGAGATTCTCTTCTCTCATTGTAAATACTTTGTGGTCAGATGAACAGCATCATGGAGGACTGCGAGGCGTCTACAGACATACTTCAGAACCAGGTCGACGAGGCCAGAGAGAAGAGTCAGAGGGAGTTGGCCGAACTGCGGAGACAGCTGCAGGAAAAGGGAGCAGAGCTGGAGAAATCCCGACAGGCAGCCAAAAATCTGCAGGAAGAGGTGTGGCACTCATTGTCTTACTGATTCATCAGTGTGGGGGTTCAACTCTATTAGTCACCAATGAAATAAAAGGAGTCATGCCCTTTGTTTCAGCATTTTTCTTCTAATTAGattctaaaaacaaacaaacaaaacaattttccAAAACTCTTTTGTGTGACAttgaacagaaacataaaagTCTCAAATGTGTAACCAGACTTGATTAATTCCGTGTTTGTGTGATAATGTCTGGCTGCCCGACAGCAGACTGCATTGCATGTTACCTTAtctcagcgtgtgtgtgtttattctgcGCTCCGCTCTCTGTTCAGCTGCTTCctctggaggaggagctgcGTTGGTGTCGCAGGGAGCAGCAGGAGGCCCAGCTGAGGGGCCAGCAGCTAGAGCAGAggctggaggagctggaggagaagaaCGCCACCACGGTGGAGGATCGAGAGCGGCAGGTCAAACTCATGGAGGTAAACGTCTCAGTGCAgaatgtagaaaataaattatatattgtgTCAACATAAACATTGATGAATCATGGGTTTAGggtgaaaacatacaaaaatatttaaaaaaaatacccacATTTAACTTTCTTGTTCACAATTCTCCTTTTATCCTACATGGTCATGACAACATTTCGACCACAAGTTGTCTCTTTCAGGTCTGActatcttttctttttgcagatTATTGTCAGTCAGCAGCAAAGATTTTATGATGTGCCtcctgaaaacagaaataagcCCTTTTT is drawn from Thunnus thynnus chromosome 5, fThuThy2.1, whole genome shotgun sequence and contains these coding sequences:
- the LOC137183183 gene encoding cingulin-like protein 1 isoform X2; the encoded protein is MESHGLSGSPDVRIQRSYMQQHSPRGSQDSLFGVRVQVQGIKGQPYVILNSSGQESHKDISVITHQAGYKPGMVRRSADERHSPSEAQRTAASSGFHYQKHPEILRPYDPENNNLNLLCPSQTASVARHGQQHTGPPSETTQTANPTKARIPLPAEGPEGDQSEAPEDKAPPSGGQIPARSPNAVDTESFLSVGKLIHQFNSSQRRGRGPRNRLDPEQCRRSRSVDSGRISDSSSSSSSSSRASSLKGIRVETPGGMYPPGSARARLLSGEATLTDKREESKPSALLKAHNGRETMSPKTPKLLHRMERSSVSVSCSDQTDGSDQRDTQQELSADPTEDTTKQILFTYLKDGTTDDDSTTQRKVNLLLERINKLKWKTAVNLEEEKDNAADVRQLQEKQASLEKEVSQLKQKLETEMKNEKTLAKACEKARTEKKKLEEELVKSQTELCKLRDKLTEVEAELQSTKKDLTQMKAERERSKTEMKDLQQQLSEMHDELDQATKAEVINMEKEDLLKDVAQLRADFQEMLQVKEEQEDVLHRRERELSALKGAFKEEVETHDKYIAALKDEYEQELENLIRDLERAKESNTLLGQEKVEAEEESGAAKVQLKELGQEKDQLRGRVQELNNKVDQLSKAIQDYRATERQLEQKAKQLEREKQQVEEMLKDVRRNEEEMCQSNQSLLSRLEDVQGKLTKLNHEHRDLKEKLKEERKQIEELWKTKTELEDERTLQDRTVEQLQRKMNSIMEDCEASTDILQNQVDEAREKSQRELAELRRQLQEKGAELEKSRQAAKNLQEELLPLEEELRWCRREQQEAQLRGQQLEQRLEELEEKNATTVEDRERQVKLMEGRISQLEEDLHEERGSADRLMERLDKTKEQMDQMRNELMQERGVRQDLECDKMSLERQNKDLKSRVTHLEGSQRTNQDSLVSKLNIRIQELEERLQGEERDNNSLQQANRKLERKVKEMKMQADEEHTNLQTQRDQLTQRLKTAKRQMDEAEEEIERLEHAKKKLQRELDEQLEANEQIHSQLSALRNEMRRKKKSTPLIKVVEDDVKDLDDFGSD
- the LOC137183183 gene encoding cingulin-like protein 1 isoform X1, which gives rise to MESHGLSGSPDVRIQRSYMQQHSPRGSQDSLFGVRVQVQGIKGQPYVILNSSGQESHKDISVITHQAGYKPGMVRRSADERHSPSEAQRTAASSGFHYQKHPEILRPYDPENNNLNLLCPSQTASVARHGQQHTGPPSETTQTANPTKARIPLPAEGPEGDQSEAPEDKAPPSGGQIPARSPNAVDTESFLSVGKLIHQFNSSQRRGRGPRNRLDPEQCRRSRSVDSGRISDSSSSSSSSSRASSLKGIRVETPGGMYPPGSARARLLSGEATLTDKREESKPSALLKAHNGRETMSPKTPKLLHRMERSSVSVSCSDQTDGSDQRDTQVTPDLLKGQQELSADPTEDTTKQILFTYLKDGTTDDDSTTQRKVNLLLERINKLKWKTAVNLEEEKDNAADVRQLQEKQASLEKEVSQLKQKLETEMKNEKTLAKACEKARTEKKKLEEELVKSQTELCKLRDKLTEVEAELQSTKKDLTQMKAERERSKTEMKDLQQQLSEMHDELDQATKAEVINMEKEDLLKDVAQLRADFQEMLQVKEEQEDVLHRRERELSALKGAFKEEVETHDKYIAALKDEYEQELENLIRDLERAKESNTLLGQEKVEAEEESGAAKVQLKELGQEKDQLRGRVQELNNKVDQLSKAIQDYRATERQLEQKAKQLEREKQQVEEMLKDVRRNEEEMCQSNQSLLSRLEDVQGKLTKLNHEHRDLKEKLKEERKQIEELWKTKTELEDERTLQDRTVEQLQRKMNSIMEDCEASTDILQNQVDEAREKSQRELAELRRQLQEKGAELEKSRQAAKNLQEELLPLEEELRWCRREQQEAQLRGQQLEQRLEELEEKNATTVEDRERQVKLMEGRISQLEEDLHEERGSADRLMERLDKTKEQMDQMRNELMQERGVRQDLECDKMSLERQNKDLKSRVTHLEGSQRTNQDSLVSKLNIRIQELEERLQGEERDNNSLQQANRKLERKVKEMKMQADEEHTNLQTQRDQLTQRLKTAKRQMDEAEEEIERLEHAKKKLQRELDEQLEANEQIHSQLSALRNEMRRKKKSTPLIKVVEDDVKDLDDFGSD